The following coding sequences are from one Rutidosis leptorrhynchoides isolate AG116_Rl617_1_P2 chromosome 11, CSIRO_AGI_Rlap_v1, whole genome shotgun sequence window:
- the LOC139876440 gene encoding kinesin-like protein KIN-4C isoform X2: protein MGTNCTGDSTIGIVPKVIETIFKRVEETKSTTDFLIKVSFIEIFKEEVYDLLDSNQGVNLKADVNRKPIKPPSNATEAEVTSQEDMASYLHRGSVCRATASTNMNSESSRSHAIFTISIKQQKINDGITTGGCGDDIGDVLFSKFHLVDLAGSESSKKTGRDKNRFQEGIDINRGLLALGRVIRVLVDDQVSNEGGHVPYRDSKLTLFLKDSLGGNCKTLMIACVSPADVNVKETVNTLRYANHARKIQNKPMVNHDLEGMRHEMQSMRRKLEELKAEVKQKDCVIRILNEEMKEKDSELKSLKEKMKEKDYEIRVLKEERQKMEEDMVIEGFMKKCGGVREGDVQELPVVLDSDTSESESKSESDNEYHYLSSDDDDDDDVEELAHQPTTERLSRICCRCTEKAGCKTIRCKCRIAQICCCGQCRCRLIKCWNQPYTEPPSQAAMHIATDNEEEEVVIM from the exons ATGGGGACAAACTGCACCGGTGACAGCACTATTGGCATTGTCCCTAAAGTCATAGAAACTATATTCAAAAGAGTAGAGGAGACTAAAAGCACAACTGATTTCTTAATCAAAGTTTCGTTCATTGAG ATATTCAAGGAGGAGGTATATGATCTACTGGATTCAAATCAAGGTGTTAATCTTAAAGCTGATGTAAACAGAAAGCCCATAAAGCCTCCTTCTAATGCAACAGAGGCTGAAGTCACTTCACAAGAAGATATGGCTTCATATCTGCATCGTGGATCTGTGTGTCGTGCGACTGCAAGTACGAATATGAACAGTGAATCAAG TCGTTCACATGCAATTTTTACCATCTCCATCAAACAACAAAAGATTAATGATGGGATAACAACTGGAGGATGTGGGGATGATATAGGAGATGTATTATTCTCCAAATTTCATTTGGTTGATCTTGCTGGGTCCGAGAGTTCGAAGAAAACTGGACGAGACAAAAATCGTTTTCAGGAAG GGATTGACATCAACAGGGGGTTGCTAGCACTCGGAAGAGTGATTAGGGTATTAGTTGATGATCAGGTGAGTAATGAAGGGGGCCATGTGCCCTATAGAGATAGCAAATTAACCCTTTTTCTGAAGGATTCTCTTGGGGGAAACTGCAAAACACTAATGATTG CTTGTGTAAGTCCAGCAGACGTTAATGTAAAAGAAACCGTGAATACGCTGAGGTATGCAAATCATGCTCGCAAGATTCAAAACAAACCTATG GTAAACCATGATTTGGAAGGTATGAGACATGAAATGCAAAGTATGAGACGTAAACTTGAAGAGTTGAAGGCGGAGGTCAAACAAAAAGATTGTGTGATCAGAATTTTGAATGaagaaatgaaggaaaaagattCTGAACTTAAGAGTTTAAAAGAAAAAATGAAGGAAAAAGATTATGAAATTAGAGTTTTGAAAGAAGAGAGGCAGAAGATGGAG gaAGATATGGTGATAGAGGGTTTTATGAAGAAATGTGGAGGAGTTAGAGAAGGAGATGTACAGGAGTTACCAGTGGTCCTGGACAGTGACACATCTGAATCTGAATCTAAATCTGAAAGTGATAATGAATATCATTATCTGTcatcagatgatgatgatgatgatgatgttgaggagCTGGCCCACCAGCCAACAACAGAAAGATTAAGCAGAATATGTTGTAGATGCACCGAAAAAGCGGGATGCAAAACTATTCGATGCAAATGTCGAATAGCT